Proteins from a single region of Candidatus Binatia bacterium:
- the hutU gene encoding urocanate hydratase, whose translation MSTVVGARAVRAPRGIELSCKGWPQEAALRMLMNNLDPQVAERPDDLVVYGGNGRAARSWEAFDAIVRTLRRLSNDETLVVQSGKPVAVWKTHARAPRVLIANANLVPKWADWSVFRELEAKGLTMYGQMTAGSWIYIGTQGILQGTYETFAELARQHFGGSLQGRVTLTAGVGGMGGAQPLAVTMNGGVCLIVDVDRSRLERRRELRYLDRVAASRDEALREVERARRARQALSVGYEGNAAVEFPALYDLGVRPDAVTDQTSAHDLLDGYVPAGVTLEEAYALRKSHPDEYQRRALESCGVHVRAMVRYLDAGAVVFDYGNNIRTEAQRAGFARAFAFPGFVPAFIRPLFCRGSGPFRFVALSGDESDIARCDAKLLELFPENASLARWIRLARERVAFQGLPARICWLGYGDRAKAGLAFNELVRSGEIKAPIVIGRDHLDTGSVASPYRETEGMRDGSDAIADWPVLNALLNTAAGAHWVSFHHGGGVGIGYSLHAGMVVVADGSDEARERLACVLTTDPGMGVVRHADAGYEIAIETAEAKGIDWRL comes from the coding sequence ATGAGTACCGTCGTTGGAGCTCGCGCCGTCCGCGCGCCGCGCGGCATCGAGCTTTCGTGTAAGGGATGGCCGCAAGAAGCGGCGCTGCGCATGTTGATGAACAATCTCGACCCGCAGGTCGCCGAGCGGCCCGACGACCTCGTCGTGTATGGAGGCAACGGACGCGCGGCGCGCTCGTGGGAGGCCTTCGACGCCATCGTCCGGACGCTGCGACGCCTATCCAACGACGAGACGCTCGTCGTGCAGAGCGGCAAGCCCGTCGCCGTCTGGAAGACGCACGCGCGTGCACCGCGCGTCTTGATCGCCAACGCGAATCTCGTACCCAAGTGGGCGGATTGGAGCGTCTTTCGCGAGCTCGAAGCCAAAGGACTGACGATGTACGGCCAGATGACGGCCGGCTCGTGGATCTACATCGGCACGCAGGGCATCCTCCAGGGAACCTACGAGACGTTTGCCGAGCTCGCCCGCCAGCATTTCGGCGGCTCGCTGCAAGGGCGCGTCACGTTGACCGCCGGCGTCGGCGGAATGGGCGGCGCGCAACCCCTCGCGGTGACGATGAACGGCGGCGTGTGTCTCATCGTCGACGTGGATCGGTCCCGCCTGGAGCGCCGCCGCGAGCTGCGCTACCTCGATCGCGTCGCGGCATCGCGCGACGAGGCGCTGCGCGAGGTCGAGCGAGCGCGCCGCGCCCGCCAGGCGCTATCGGTGGGCTACGAAGGGAACGCCGCGGTGGAATTCCCGGCATTGTACGATCTCGGCGTCCGTCCCGACGCGGTGACCGATCAGACGTCCGCGCACGACCTGCTCGACGGCTACGTGCCGGCCGGCGTGACGCTGGAGGAGGCGTACGCGCTGCGCAAAAGCCATCCCGACGAGTATCAGCGGCGCGCATTGGAGAGCTGCGGCGTGCATGTGCGGGCGATGGTGCGGTATCTTGACGCCGGCGCGGTCGTGTTCGATTACGGCAACAACATCCGCACGGAGGCGCAGCGCGCCGGCTTCGCCCGCGCCTTCGCGTTCCCAGGATTCGTGCCCGCGTTTATTCGGCCGCTGTTCTGCCGCGGCTCAGGCCCGTTTCGCTTCGTCGCGCTATCGGGCGACGAATCCGACATCGCGCGCTGTGACGCCAAGCTGCTCGAGCTTTTCCCGGAAAACGCATCGCTGGCCCGCTGGATCCGGCTCGCGCGCGAGCGCGTCGCATTCCAGGGACTGCCGGCGCGCATCTGCTGGCTCGGCTACGGCGATCGCGCCAAGGCGGGCCTCGCGTTCAATGAGCTGGTGCGAAGCGGCGAGATCAAGGCGCCGATCGTGATCGGGCGTGACCACCTCGACACCGGCAGCGTCGCCTCGCCATACCGCGAGACCGAAGGCATGCGCGACGGCAGCGACGCGATCGCCGACTGGCCGGTCCTCAACGCGCTGCTCAACACCGCAGCCGGCGCACACTGGGTGAGCTTCCACCACGGCGGTGGCGTCGGCATCGGTTACAGCCTGCACGCTGGGATGGTCGTCGTCGCGGACGGCAGCGACGAAGCCCGCGAGCGCCTCGCCTGCGTGCTCACCACGGATCCCGGGATGGGCGTCGTGCGCCACGCCGACGCCGGCTACGAGATCGCCATAGAAACCGCGGAGGCGAAAGGCATCGACTGGCGCCTCTGA
- a CDS encoding TonB-dependent receptor, with amino-acid sequence MRSALRSFLFCLAVAGGFVFASAPVLAGTTGTLAGIVVNSSGAPLAGALVTAASPSQTVTVTTDASGRFTFLSLAPDTYSISAGKQGFETASITGVSVFADQVQTLRVTLAPSLKTIARVTARSTMDLVKPGTTTDVYSVNSTVTQAAAGVGGGGNLNNAYSAIATVPGVFVPPNQQGWDQTVYIRGGNFDQVGYEFDGVPVNRSFDNYPGGTAGTLGQQELQVYAGGGTAGESATGLAGFINQVIKTGTFPGYATASGGIGSTTYYHNLQFEVGGATPNRMFSYYLGVGGYNQDYRYLDQFNGSNLGLVWGYPAIAFNTTSLYFGGVYPICGYIPPTGNNYYNGPNPSPIWDPFTLSPGQFGYEKRPVNTLNSGGLGNDPGCYQTITPAYSAFGVSNLADRESVANIHIGVPHHRDAGRDDIQVLYNITSLQTQFYSSQNDLGPNIITQLSELFNNNKHASYPVPEVWPDFVTWPSGTSFGQSAVGLSPIPYFAPSSPGNRCANVNPYQFPGTAPIIRGACPGGKWSAVPPDNRDSYWNNAGIAKIQYQHNMGSNAYFRIYGYSFYSDWLQASALSYGTPFFGFGALSYDYELESHTRGLSFSFADQLSSQHLFTFDTNYTTATTNRYNSTMFNNGLGTSATSLTNGKECFAMYTGSVYPGGQVYKAGQPAPCNSNFGNGYSTLTSGSFGDPIDAGVCAQSYNCLTKLPAGASWQVTYTGNSGFVNNVVPNFTAIALQDLWTPTDRLNVNLGLRDEIYEYNLSNTSNNGQNFWFLAGQREFCYNPVTLAPYFIPQPPASGQPAVPFIGFNCPIDRSIPAHPVQTVHPDGQDGHLLLSNSYTPTLADYAFTPSLGATYTLNPDTVLRFSAGRYAQEPETYQVQYNAKDNNLAYDLFQAFWQYGYTTPKHDPLVQYSDNYDASYERRFKGTDMSIKITPYYRYATNQIYSIGLPFGLSGGLNTGVERVDGFETEFTKGDFNKNGLSFLISYTYTNAAERWANYPGTTLNPIDPYNQDIANYNGLTKAGGGSRCYENDSVGNVYPDPKCIQLKPGYNPPISNPYYGMPSQPLLDRNGWYPVGLDFAYLSPNVLTALVNYRHNRFYITPALTFNEGSLYGSPGDVLGNDPRVCAGNSAGFINSPIHTKNPLQADYTTCFLSATQNGTSPGEFFIPNPETGTFDGFGAFRQPNQLNFGLQIGYQLTPRVRVNALLANLVNACFGGSSEPWTKQFPPNSYTCGYQSNFYYVSNFYNGTSPNDRGANGVPLNAAFKQPFIPSYADTNAFVLPNPFNAYLQFNITL; translated from the coding sequence ATGAGAAGCGCGCTGCGGAGTTTTCTTTTCTGTCTTGCGGTGGCCGGCGGGTTTGTTTTCGCTTCGGCCCCGGTTCTGGCGGGAACGACCGGGACGCTAGCCGGAATCGTAGTGAACAGCTCGGGAGCGCCCTTGGCGGGCGCGCTCGTCACGGCCGCCAGCCCGTCGCAGACGGTCACCGTCACGACGGACGCATCGGGGCGCTTTACGTTCCTGTCGCTGGCTCCGGACACGTATTCGATCTCGGCCGGGAAGCAGGGCTTCGAGACAGCGTCGATCACCGGCGTTTCGGTGTTCGCGGATCAGGTTCAAACGCTCCGGGTTACGCTCGCACCGTCGCTTAAGACGATTGCCCGGGTGACGGCGCGCTCGACGATGGACCTAGTCAAGCCGGGAACGACGACGGACGTCTACTCGGTCAACTCGACGGTGACGCAGGCTGCGGCCGGCGTGGGCGGCGGTGGTAATCTCAACAACGCATATTCGGCCATCGCGACGGTCCCCGGCGTCTTCGTGCCGCCCAACCAACAAGGCTGGGATCAGACGGTCTATATCCGCGGCGGCAACTTCGACCAGGTCGGCTACGAGTTCGACGGGGTGCCGGTGAACCGCTCGTTCGACAACTATCCGGGTGGCACGGCCGGAACGCTCGGCCAGCAAGAGTTACAGGTTTACGCGGGCGGCGGAACCGCGGGCGAGAGCGCGACCGGCCTGGCCGGTTTTATCAATCAGGTCATCAAGACGGGGACCTTCCCCGGATACGCTACCGCTAGCGGCGGGATCGGAAGCACGACGTACTACCACAACCTGCAGTTCGAGGTCGGCGGGGCGACGCCGAACCGAATGTTCTCATATTATCTCGGTGTCGGCGGTTACAATCAGGATTACCGCTACCTCGATCAGTTCAACGGCTCGAACCTAGGACTCGTCTGGGGCTATCCGGCGATCGCGTTCAACACGACGAGTCTCTACTTCGGCGGCGTCTATCCGATCTGCGGCTACATCCCGCCTACGGGCAACAACTATTACAACGGCCCCAACCCGTCGCCGATTTGGGATCCGTTTACGCTCAGCCCCGGACAGTTCGGTTACGAAAAGCGGCCCGTCAACACGCTCAACAGCGGGGGCCTCGGCAACGATCCCGGCTGCTATCAAACCATCACGCCGGCGTACTCGGCGTTCGGCGTATCCAACCTCGCCGACCGTGAGAGCGTCGCCAACATCCATATCGGCGTGCCCCACCACCGCGACGCGGGACGCGACGACATCCAGGTGCTGTACAACATCACCTCCCTGCAGACGCAGTTCTACAGCTCGCAGAACGATCTGGGACCGAACATCATCACCCAGCTCAGCGAACTCTTCAACAACAACAAGCACGCATCGTATCCGGTTCCCGAGGTCTGGCCGGATTTCGTCACCTGGCCGAGCGGAACGAGCTTCGGACAGAGCGCCGTTGGCCTATCGCCCATTCCCTACTTTGCGCCGAGCTCGCCGGGAAACCGCTGCGCGAACGTCAACCCGTACCAATTCCCGGGAACGGCGCCGATCATTCGCGGTGCGTGTCCGGGCGGAAAGTGGTCGGCGGTGCCGCCCGACAACCGCGACTCGTACTGGAACAACGCCGGGATCGCTAAGATCCAATATCAGCACAACATGGGATCGAACGCCTACTTCAGGATCTACGGCTACTCGTTCTACTCGGACTGGCTGCAGGCCAGCGCGCTCAGCTACGGCACGCCGTTCTTCGGCTTCGGCGCGCTCAGCTACGATTACGAGCTCGAGTCGCACACGCGCGGCCTTTCGTTCTCGTTCGCCGACCAATTGAGCTCGCAGCATCTCTTCACGTTCGACACGAACTACACGACCGCAACCACGAACCGCTACAACAGCACGATGTTCAACAACGGCCTGGGCACCAGCGCGACCAGCCTCACCAACGGTAAGGAATGTTTCGCGATGTACACCGGCAGCGTGTATCCGGGCGGGCAGGTATATAAGGCCGGCCAGCCGGCGCCGTGCAACAGCAACTTCGGCAACGGCTACAGCACCCTCACGAGCGGCAGCTTCGGCGATCCTATCGACGCCGGCGTATGCGCGCAAAGCTACAACTGCTTGACGAAGCTGCCCGCCGGCGCCTCGTGGCAGGTGACGTATACGGGCAACTCCGGCTTCGTCAACAACGTCGTTCCGAATTTCACGGCGATCGCGCTGCAAGACTTGTGGACGCCGACCGACAGGCTCAACGTCAATCTGGGCCTGCGCGACGAGATCTACGAATACAACCTCTCGAACACGTCCAACAACGGCCAGAACTTCTGGTTCCTGGCCGGCCAGCGCGAGTTCTGCTACAACCCCGTGACGCTCGCGCCGTATTTCATCCCGCAGCCGCCGGCCAGCGGACAGCCGGCCGTGCCGTTCATCGGCTTCAACTGCCCGATCGACCGGTCCATCCCGGCGCACCCGGTGCAGACCGTGCATCCCGACGGCCAAGATGGGCACCTGCTGCTCAGCAACAGCTACACGCCGACGCTGGCCGACTACGCGTTCACGCCGAGCCTCGGAGCGACGTACACGCTCAACCCGGACACGGTGCTACGTTTCTCGGCGGGCCGGTACGCGCAAGAGCCGGAGACCTACCAAGTTCAGTACAACGCCAAGGACAACAACCTCGCCTACGACCTCTTCCAGGCGTTTTGGCAGTACGGCTACACGACGCCGAAGCACGATCCGCTCGTGCAGTATTCCGACAACTACGACGCGTCGTACGAGCGGCGGTTCAAGGGAACCGATATGTCGATCAAGATCACGCCGTACTATCGCTACGCGACCAATCAGATCTACAGCATCGGACTCCCCTTCGGCCTTTCGGGGGGCCTCAACACCGGGGTCGAGCGCGTCGACGGCTTCGAGACCGAGTTCACCAAGGGCGACTTCAACAAGAACGGGCTGTCGTTCCTGATTTCGTACACATACACGAACGCCGCCGAGCGGTGGGCCAACTATCCCGGCACGACCCTGAACCCCATCGATCCCTACAATCAGGACATCGCCAACTACAACGGCCTGACCAAGGCGGGCGGCGGATCGCGCTGCTACGAGAACGACAGCGTCGGCAACGTCTATCCCGACCCGAAGTGCATCCAGCTCAAGCCCGGCTACAACCCGCCGATCTCAAATCCGTATTACGGCATGCCGTCGCAGCCGCTGCTCGATCGCAATGGCTGGTACCCCGTCGGCTTGGATTTCGCCTACCTCTCTCCGAACGTGCTTACTGCGCTCGTGAACTACCGGCACAATCGCTTCTATATCACGCCCGCGCTGACGTTCAACGAAGGATCGCTCTACGGCAGTCCCGGCGATGTCTTAGGCAACGACCCGCGCGTGTGCGCCGGGAACTCCGCAGGCTTCATCAACTCGCCGATCCACACGAAGAATCCGCTGCAGGCCGACTACACGACCTGCTTCCTGTCCGCCACGCAGAACGGCACGTCGCCCGGCGAGTTCTTCATCCCTAACCCGGAGACGGGCACCTTCGACGGATTCGGCGCTTTCCGTCAGCCGAACCAATTGAACTTCGGCCTCCAGATCGGCTATCAGCTCACGCCGCGGGTGAGGGTCAACGCGCTCTTGGCCAACCTAGTGAACGCGTGCTTCGGCGGCTCGTCCGAGCCTTGGACGAAGCAGTTCCCGCCGAACAGCTACACGTGCGGCTATCAGTCGAACTTCTACTACGTCTCGAACTTTTACAACGGGACGTCGCCGAACGACCGCGGGGCCAACGGCGTGCCGCTCAACGCGGCGTTCAAGCAGCCGTTCATTCCGTCGTACGCCGATACGAACGCGTTCGTGCTGCCTAACCCGTTCAACGCGTATCTGCAGTTCAATATCACGTTGTGA
- the hutH gene encoding histidine ammonia-lyase, with protein MTVELDGHRLTLEALEAIAQGAPVEIAAAARARVVRAREFVDAQFASGEAIYGVTTGFGRLANISVDPAQAVELQLNLVRSHAAGTGEPLAIPVVRATGALRANSLSAGHSGVKPETLDTIVAMLNRGVTPVVPSQGSVGASGDLAPLAHMTLVLIGEGEAFYHGERLPGVVALERAGLKPIELGAKEGLALINGTQVMTAVAGLGVLRAERLVAAADVIGALSLEAYLGSERVFDRRINDLRPHPGQERVAGNLRALLAGSEIVQSHAECERVQDPYSFRCIPVVHGAVRDSIAHVRRVTEIEANSVTDNPLVFPEDREFLSGGNFHGEPVALVLDFLKFAVSELASIGERRLYLLLNAEDRGLPLFLTQRLGLQSGLMLVQYTAAALVNDNKGLAWPSSVDSIPTSAGQEDHVSMGMTSANNLPRVLDNVEGALACELLAACAATDFRRPLRSGAGTQAAYAAVRERIAPWTDDRAPAPDIAAARELIASGRLTDAAEAAIGHRLTT; from the coding sequence GTGACGGTCGAGCTCGACGGCCATCGCCTCACTCTCGAGGCTCTCGAGGCGATCGCGCAGGGCGCCCCGGTCGAGATCGCGGCAGCGGCGCGTGCCCGCGTCGTTCGCGCTCGTGAGTTCGTCGACGCGCAGTTCGCAAGCGGCGAGGCGATCTACGGCGTCACGACCGGCTTCGGGCGTCTGGCCAACATCTCAGTCGATCCCGCGCAGGCCGTCGAGCTGCAGCTCAACCTGGTGCGCAGCCATGCGGCGGGAACGGGCGAGCCGCTTGCGATCCCGGTCGTGCGCGCTACCGGCGCGCTGCGCGCGAACTCACTCTCGGCCGGTCACTCCGGCGTCAAGCCGGAGACGCTCGACACGATCGTCGCCATGCTCAACCGCGGCGTCACGCCGGTCGTGCCGAGCCAGGGCTCCGTCGGTGCGAGCGGCGACCTCGCTCCGCTCGCGCACATGACGCTCGTACTGATCGGTGAGGGCGAGGCGTTCTATCACGGTGAGCGGCTGCCGGGCGTCGTCGCGCTCGAGCGCGCCGGCCTCAAACCGATCGAGCTCGGCGCGAAGGAAGGGCTGGCCCTCATCAACGGAACGCAGGTGATGACCGCCGTTGCCGGCTTGGGCGTTTTGCGTGCCGAACGGCTCGTGGCCGCGGCCGACGTTATCGGCGCGCTCTCACTCGAAGCCTACCTCGGCAGCGAGCGCGTCTTCGACCGGCGGATCAACGACCTGCGGCCCCACCCCGGGCAGGAGCGCGTGGCCGGCAACCTGCGCGCGTTGCTCGCCGGCTCGGAGATCGTGCAGTCGCACGCGGAGTGCGAGCGCGTCCAGGACCCGTACTCGTTTCGCTGCATCCCGGTGGTGCACGGTGCGGTGCGCGACTCGATCGCGCACGTGCGCCGCGTCACCGAGATCGAGGCCAACTCCGTCACCGACAATCCGCTCGTCTTCCCGGAAGATCGCGAGTTTCTCTCGGGCGGCAACTTCCACGGCGAGCCGGTCGCACTCGTGCTTGACTTCTTAAAGTTCGCCGTCAGCGAGCTCGCGTCGATCGGCGAGAGGCGGCTCTACCTGCTGCTCAACGCCGAGGATCGCGGCTTGCCGCTCTTTCTCACGCAGCGGCTTGGTTTACAGTCTGGGCTGATGCTCGTGCAGTACACCGCCGCTGCGCTCGTCAACGACAACAAGGGTCTTGCGTGGCCGTCGAGCGTCGATTCCATTCCTACGTCGGCGGGCCAGGAAGACCACGTCAGCATGGGCATGACGTCGGCGAACAACCTACCGCGCGTGCTCGACAACGTCGAGGGTGCGCTGGCCTGCGAGCTCCTCGCCGCCTGCGCGGCGACCGATTTTCGACGCCCGCTGCGCTCGGGCGCCGGGACGCAGGCCGCCTACGCGGCCGTCCGCGAGCGGATTGCGCCGTGGACCGACGATCGCGCGCCGGCGCCAGACATCGCCGCCGCGCGCGAGCTGATCGCGTCCGGGCGACTGACCGACGCAGCGGAGGCGGCGATCGGGCACCGCCTCACAACGTGA
- a CDS encoding WYL domain-containing protein has translation MIGEGESKVVLLVRLLNAIDQARHSFEDLKDRVAEGGRRPSTRSLRRYLAILTDAGFPLYFDRAANAYRFADGYSLKRLDLSSGELFGLVALRSLGASIGGTIGASIDDVAEKLVGSASSGARARIEAGSPVAFRLSEIRLDKRGERAFALLSSAERASRSVRFRYRDKDGNATTRTADPYGFIINAGRVYCVAYDHKRRDMRTFAVDSVSEPLVLARTFTRPADFSIEAYAAASISGVLHGEQTTPVRVRFAPRVAKAAAAARIVAEREVEQRPDGSVEIVYYVADVDELVRWTLGWGAQAEILDPPEARTRIAALTREITTKYPAN, from the coding sequence ATGATCGGCGAGGGCGAGTCGAAAGTCGTCTTGCTCGTGCGCCTGCTCAACGCGATCGACCAGGCACGCCACTCCTTTGAAGACCTCAAGGACCGCGTCGCCGAAGGCGGCCGGCGACCGAGCACGCGCAGCCTGCGCCGCTACCTCGCCATCCTGACCGACGCGGGATTCCCCCTGTACTTCGATCGCGCGGCCAACGCGTATCGCTTCGCGGACGGCTACAGCCTCAAGCGGCTCGATCTATCCAGCGGCGAGCTCTTCGGTCTCGTCGCGTTGCGCTCGCTCGGGGCTAGCATCGGCGGAACGATCGGCGCGTCCATCGACGACGTGGCGGAGAAGCTCGTCGGCAGCGCGAGCAGCGGAGCGCGCGCGCGGATCGAGGCCGGCTCGCCCGTCGCCTTTCGGCTCTCCGAGATTCGGCTGGACAAGCGCGGTGAGCGCGCCTTCGCGCTACTGTCGTCGGCCGAGCGCGCCTCGCGTAGCGTGCGCTTCCGATATCGCGACAAGGACGGCAACGCGACCACGCGTACGGCCGATCCCTACGGGTTCATCATCAACGCGGGACGTGTCTACTGCGTCGCCTACGATCACAAGCGGCGCGACATGCGCACGTTCGCCGTCGACAGCGTGAGCGAGCCGCTCGTGCTGGCGCGCACGTTCACGCGGCCCGCGGACTTCAGCATCGAGGCCTACGCCGCCGCCTCCATCAGCGGCGTGTTACACGGCGAGCAGACGACACCGGTGCGCGTTAGATTCGCGCCGCGTGTCGCGAAGGCCGCCGCGGCGGCGCGGATCGTCGCCGAGCGCGAGGTCGAGCAGCGCCCGGATGGATCGGTCGAGATCGTCTACTACGTCGCCGATGTCGACGAGCTCGTGCGCTGGACGCTCGGCTGGGGCGCGCAAGCGGAGATCCTCGATCCCCCGGAGGCCCGCACCCGTATCGCCGCGCTCACCCGCGAAATCACCACCAAGTACCCCGCCAACTAA
- a CDS encoding ATP-dependent Clp protease ATP-binding subunit — MWEPFTERARRSIVLAQEEAQRLGNNYIGTEHILLGIISEGESLAAKVLESLGVNLSKVRQEVEAIVGRGGQTVQQEMVFTPRAKRVIELAFEEARQLNHNYIGTEHLLLGLIREGEGVAARVLTNLGVDPAKVRVQTTSLLGAEGQPAAPKGKSKTPTLDAYGRDLTTLARDNKLDPVIGRNSEIERVIQILSRRTKNNPALIGEPGVGKTAIAEGLAQRVVKGDIPEPLRDRRVITLDLAGLVAGTKYRGEFEERMKRVMDEIRGAAGEIILFIDELHTLVGAGAAEGAIDASNIIKPALARGELQCIGATTLNEFRKHIEKDSALERRFQPVMVGEPTVEETIEILKGLRDRYEAHHKVQITDEALVSAARLGDRYITDRFLPDKAVDLIDEASSRVRLQATLPPPAIREADAQLRQLIAEKEAVVKNQEFDKAASIRDKEEKLRLEKANLEQEWRDRKTQGERTLKVTAENVAEIVASWTRIPVHRLAQAETEKLLKMGELLHERVVGQEEAIQVITRAIRRSRAGLKNPNRPIGSFIFLGPTGVGKTEVARSVAAFLFDDEESMIRIDMSEYMEKYSVSRLVGAPPGYVGYEEGGQLTEAVRRRPYSVVLLDEIEKAHPDVFNLLLQVLEDGRLTDSQGRQVDFKNSVIIMTSNVGATGMTTTTDIGFRPQKLSGEDEAKAYERMKNRVLEEVKQTFRPEFLNRVDEVLVFHQLTREQIEKIVTLELEKVIREVRAQEMELKVTDTAKSLLARKGWDPQFGARPLRRAIQRMVEDEIAEEMLKGVFGSGDHILADVDPDDPDKLKYAKIPSVEPPAAPPPSEPAVT, encoded by the coding sequence ATGTGGGAGCCCTTCACCGAGCGAGCGCGGCGCAGCATTGTGCTTGCTCAGGAAGAAGCGCAGCGCCTCGGTAACAACTACATTGGAACCGAGCATATTCTGCTTGGCATCATCTCCGAGGGCGAGAGCCTTGCCGCTAAGGTGCTGGAGTCGCTCGGCGTCAATCTCTCCAAGGTCCGCCAAGAAGTCGAGGCCATCGTCGGACGCGGCGGCCAGACCGTCCAGCAAGAGATGGTCTTCACGCCGCGCGCCAAGCGCGTGATTGAGCTCGCCTTCGAAGAGGCACGGCAGCTCAATCACAACTACATCGGGACCGAGCACCTGCTCCTCGGCTTGATCCGCGAGGGCGAAGGCGTCGCCGCGCGCGTCCTCACCAACCTCGGCGTCGATCCCGCGAAGGTACGCGTGCAGACGACGTCGCTGCTCGGGGCCGAGGGCCAGCCCGCCGCCCCCAAGGGTAAGAGCAAGACCCCAACGCTCGATGCGTATGGCCGCGACCTCACCACGCTGGCGCGCGACAACAAGCTCGACCCGGTGATCGGGCGTAACTCCGAGATCGAGCGCGTCATTCAGATTCTGTCGCGCCGCACGAAGAACAATCCCGCACTGATCGGCGAGCCCGGGGTCGGCAAGACGGCCATCGCCGAGGGCCTCGCGCAGCGCGTTGTCAAGGGCGACATCCCCGAGCCGCTACGCGACCGCCGCGTCATCACGCTCGACCTCGCGGGTCTCGTCGCCGGCACGAAGTATCGCGGCGAGTTCGAGGAGCGCATGAAGCGCGTCATGGATGAGATCCGCGGCGCCGCCGGTGAGATCATCCTCTTCATCGACGAGCTGCACACGCTCGTCGGCGCGGGTGCGGCCGAAGGCGCGATCGACGCCAGCAACATCATCAAGCCGGCACTCGCGCGCGGCGAGCTGCAGTGCATCGGCGCTACGACGCTCAACGAGTTTCGCAAGCACATCGAAAAAGACTCCGCGTTAGAGCGGCGCTTCCAGCCCGTGATGGTCGGCGAGCCGACCGTCGAGGAGACGATCGAGATCCTCAAAGGGCTGCGCGACCGCTATGAGGCGCACCACAAGGTACAGATCACCGACGAGGCGCTAGTCAGCGCCGCGCGTCTCGGCGACCGCTACATCACCGACCGCTTCCTACCCGACAAAGCCGTCGACCTGATCGACGAGGCGTCGTCGCGCGTTCGTTTGCAAGCGACGCTGCCGCCTCCGGCGATTCGCGAAGCCGACGCACAGCTGCGCCAGCTGATCGCCGAAAAGGAAGCCGTCGTCAAGAACCAAGAGTTCGACAAGGCGGCCTCGATTCGCGATAAAGAAGAAAAGCTGCGCCTAGAGAAGGCCAATCTCGAGCAAGAGTGGCGCGATCGTAAAACGCAGGGCGAGCGAACTCTCAAGGTCACCGCGGAGAACGTCGCCGAGATCGTCGCGTCGTGGACTAGGATTCCCGTGCACCGGCTGGCCCAAGCCGAGACGGAGAAGCTGCTCAAGATGGGCGAGTTGCTGCACGAGCGCGTGGTCGGCCAAGAAGAAGCGATCCAAGTGATCACGCGCGCGATTCGTCGTTCGCGCGCGGGTTTGAAGAATCCGAACCGTCCGATCGGCTCGTTCATCTTCCTCGGCCCGACCGGCGTCGGGAAGACCGAGGTTGCGCGCAGCGTCGCGGCGTTTCTGTTCGACGACGAAGAGTCCATGATCCGCATCGACATGTCGGAATACATGGAGAAGTATTCGGTCAGCCGGCTTGTCGGCGCGCCGCCCGGATACGTCGGCTATGAGGAAGGCGGCCAGCTCACCGAAGCGGTGCGGCGGCGGCCATATTCGGTCGTCCTTCTCGACGAGATCGAGAAAGCGCATCCGGACGTCTTCAATCTGCTGCTCCAGGTTCTGGAGGACGGCCGCCTGACCGACTCTCAGGGGCGCCAAGTCGACTTCAAGAACTCGGTTATCATCATGACAAGCAACGTCGGCGCCACCGGCATGACGACTACCACCGACATCGGCTTCCGTCCGCAGAAGCTCTCGGGCGAAGACGAAGCCAAGGCGTACGAGCGCATGAAGAACCGCGTGCTGGAGGAAGTGAAGCAGACGTTCCGTCCGGAGTTCCTCAATCGCGTCGACGAAGTGTTGGTCTTCCATCAGCTCACGCGCGAACAGATCGAAAAGATCGTGACGCTCGAGCTCGAGAAGGTCATCCGCGAGGTCCGCGCCCAGGAGATGGAGCTCAAGGTGACCGACACCGCGAAATCGCTGCTCGCCCGGAAAGGCTGGGATCCACAGTTCGGCGCGCGTCCGCTGCGCCGCGCGATTCAGCGCATGGTCGAGGACGAGATCGCGGAGGAGATGCTCAAGGGCGTGTTCGGCTCGGGCGATCACATCCTGGCCGACGTCGATCCCGACGATCCGGATAAGCTGAAGTACGCCAAGATTCCGTCGGTAGAGCCGCCCGCGGCGCCTCCGCCGTCGGAACCCGCCGTCACGTAA
- a CDS encoding metal-sulfur cluster assembly factor: MPTVEQVREALVDVKDPELNLGILDLGLVYDITAEGANGEDVTVMMTLTSPMCPVGPMFMQSVKDHVLAIDGVKTANVEITFTPPWDPHTMASDDVKALLGIW, from the coding sequence ATGCCCACCGTCGAACAGGTTCGCGAAGCGCTCGTCGACGTCAAAGATCCCGAGCTCAACCTCGGCATCCTCGATCTCGGGTTAGTCTACGACATTACGGCCGAGGGAGCAAACGGCGAGGACGTCACCGTGATGATGACGCTCACTTCACCGATGTGTCCGGTGGGCCCGATGTTCATGCAATCGGTAAAGGATCACGTGCTCGCGATCGACGGCGTCAAAACCGCCAACGTCGAGATCACCTTCACGCCCCCGTGGGACCCGCACACGATGGCGTCCGACGACGTCAAGGCGCTCCTGGGGATTTGGTGA